A genomic stretch from Apis cerana isolate GH-2021 linkage group LG9, AcerK_1.0, whole genome shotgun sequence includes:
- the LOC108004023 gene encoding putative uncharacterized protein DDB_G0271606, protein MPKTRFSSQDRNKDVKSSCSPRLKYFPIEKIKKLETPPSFCPEPMGALIAQQDPNESGILYVSKSPERNRDSGQGDATVVAQHLHQHQYHQHQPQNMHTMSQQQVTPRQVVHQIGHVNPHSESAMLSQQVPNLQSHRPHVPHSGREYSPQKNAQSIPANPENRGAATTQQGGGNASEQMGEQANVKTEKSSPSVEDDTYERQPVGGRNAALYRQLVMNNRQQQGQQQQLNPQFPGDGSVAMNQFAVLANQANVNNPHGYNHVVTCANLQNPQNPPQNPQSVQNPQQLYQQMQQNMAQQQQMQQRAMNYQMQMMRNQRCQTAPPNYSGMTSPQDATATQMRNLRMMGSMQLNYPVQDHNIVNAANGLYRNNNNNGNNNNNNSNQLAEYSSVKAQLKSYNVDVVNGNQTLYRPQNQQQQQQQQQQQQFMAQYQPDAIAYQQQMQPQQMQQMQAQQIPFQQQLYRNPMMQGHQNAMVYNQAGYNQQMNPGQQQIIPIQQQHLENNPERIQGQHGRKRGLKFTHGMIRDQEKLLATMKQQRVPIDIMKRQFETLLNEQRKHLEYLEQQDNMLEEMKPVVVTRKRKQQDEKPEWMIHLTPPRLSYLEIERMQEQRRKERESHEMELMQQQQVQQQQQHQQQQHQHQHQQQHQHQHQQQHQQPQQQYQAMDEMSRQQVPVQGINQQNYQHYRQQANWQQQQRTSRQYNSARPYAVSGPGNVNESIKTMKYQQQNVPHQYHQYQQSHHQQPYQHTHQHLHQQPHQEYYNPQQYQQYQQYYQALAAQQQNREHVQPSDQMPVYEDQNRPSTEPSSLLKIRRYRNEIRPQRRNNGLQEPEMAKRQLEEFRISAEIRKGLEYIANLAPKKRAVRLNGMQESNELESQFQQRLITSALPQSVQRISANGLENTRNPNNPPTQRLSNLKKMEHEYLREYPRQKQNNPRTCYSVPAERENGSMAMDQQQQLQQFQHQISQQQFPVAQNSSKSYNERNQLLPRTNSTSYRFDANYPQHYQQMQQYYQNSKNLARNHGEGDMGSTQRIEQNKGNFDHAGGDASENMNNGAVHGQMTDGKIPYQRIYYSQPDIHESRTIGGVRYLARKQDYMPNQ, encoded by the coding sequence AATATGCACACAATGAGCCAGCAACAGGTCACACCTCGGCAGGTAGTGCATCAGATCGGTCACGTGAATCCGCACTCGGAGAGCGCTATGTTGTCGCAACAAGTTCCGAACCTTCAGTCTCATCGTCCTCACGTGCCACACAGCGGCCGAGAATATTCTCCCCAGAAGAACGCTCAATCGATTCCCGCGAATCCGGAAAATCGTGGAGCGGCGACAACTCAGCAGGGCGGCGGAAACGCTTCCGAGCAAATGGGGGAGCAAGCGAACGTGAAGACCGAGAAGAGCTCGCCGAGCGTGGAGGACGATACGTACGAGAGACAACCTGTGGGAGGTCGAAATGCGGCGCTTTACAGGCAACTGGTGATGAACAACAGGCAACAGCAGGGGCAACAACAGCAGCTCAATCCCCAGTTTCCTGGCGACGGTTCGGTGGCGATGAATCAATTCGCCGTGTTGGCCAACCAGGCAAACGTTAACAATCCGCACGGTTATAATCACGTTGTAACGTGCGCGAATCTTCAAAACCCTCAGAACCCTCCGCAGAATCCGCAGAGCGTGCAGAATCCGCAGCAACTTTATCAGCAGATGCAACAGAATATGGCGCAGCAACAGCAGATGCAGCAAAGGGCGATGAACTATCAGATGCAAATGATGAGGAATCAAAGATGCCAGACGGCGCCTCCCAATTACAGCGGGATGACTTCACCCCAGGACGCGACCGCGACTCAGATGAGAAATCTGAGAATGATGGGATCGATGCAACTGAATTACCCAGTACAGGATCACAACATCGTTAACGCTGCCAATGGATTGTACaggaataacaataataacgggaacaacaacaataataatagtaatcagTTGGCCGAGTATTCCAGCGTCAAGGCGCAGTTGAAATCTTACAACGTCGACGTGGTGAACGGGAATCAGACGTTGTACAGGCCGCAGAATcaacagcaacagcaacaacaacagcagcagcagcagttCATGGCCCAATATCAACCGGATGCAATCGCGTATCAACAACAAATGCAGCCTCAACAGATGCAGCAAATGCAAGCGCAACAGATACCGTTTCAACAACAGCTATACAGAAATCCGATGATGCAGGGACACCAGAACGCGATGGTCTACAATCAAGCGGGATATAATCAGCAGATGAATCCCGGACAACAACAGATCATTCCGATTCAGCAGCAACATTTGGAGAACAATCCGGAGAGAATACAAGGTCAGCACGGGAGGAAAAGGGGGTTGAAGTTCACGCATGGGATGATACGTGaccaagaaaaattattggccACGATGAAGCAGCAAAGGGTGCCGATAGACATAATGAAGAGGCAATTCGAAACGTTGTTGAACGAGCAACGAAAGCATTTGGAGTATCTGGAGCAGCAGGACAACATGTTGGAGGAGATGAAGCCCGTGGTGGTGACTCGGAAGAGGAAGCAGCAAGACGAGAAGCCCGAATGGATGATTCATTTAACACCTCCGAGATTATCTTATCTGGAAATAGAGAGAATGCAAGAGCAACGAAGAAAGGAGCGGGAATCTCACGAAATGGAGTTGATGCAACAGCAACAAGTacaacaacagcagcagcaccaACAGCAACAACATCAGCACCAACACCAGCAACAACATCAGCACCAACACCAGCAACAACACCAGCAACCGCAACAGCAATATCAGGCGATGGACGAAATGTCGCGTCAACAGGTTCCCGTACAGGGCATCAATCAGCAAAATTATCAGCATTATCGGCAACAGGCTAATTGGCAACAGCAACAGAGAACTTCCCGGCAATATAACAGTGCTCGACCTTATGCTGTTTCAGGTCCCGGTAACGTAAACGAATCGATAAAGACGATGAAATATCAACAACAAAACGTGCCCCATCAGTATCATCAGTATCAACAATCCCATCATCAGCAACCTTATCAACACACTCACCAGCATCTTCATCAACAGCCTCATCAGGAATATTACAATCCCCAACAGTATCAACAGTATCAGCAATATTATCAGGCTCTTGCTGCCCAACAACAGAATCGTGAACACGTTCAACCATCCGATCAAATGCCCGTGTACGAGGATCAAAATAGACCGTCCACGGAGCCGTCCAGTTTGTTAAAGATACGCCGATACAGGAACGAGATCCGGCCTCAAAGGCGAAACAACGGATTGCAGGAGCCGGAGATGGCGAAGAGGCAACTGGAGGAGTTTAGAATATCGGCGGAGATCAGGAAGGGATTGGAGTACATAGCCAATCTGGCTCCTAAGAAACGGGCAGTGAGATTGAACGGGATGCAAGAGAGCAACGAGTTGGAATCGCAGTTCCAGCAACGTTTGATCACGTCGGCGTTGCCCCAATCCGTTCAAAGAATATCCGCAAACGGTTTGGAGAACACTAGGAATCCGAACAATCCGCCGACCCAACGATTATCCAACTTGAAGAAGATGGAACACGAGTATTTGAGGGAGTATCCCAGGCAGAAGCAGAACAATCCGAGGACGTGTTACAGCGTCCCGGCCGAAAGGGAGAATGGCTCGATGGCCATGGATCAGCAGCAACAACTGCAACAATTCCAGCACCAGATCTCCCAACAACAATTCCCTGTTGCGCAGAACTCGAGCAAATCTTACAACGAAAGGAATCAATTGTTACCACGAACGAACTCGACGTCCTACAGATTCGACGCGAATTATCCTCAACATTATCAACAGATGCagcaatattatcaaaattcgaaaaatttggcGAGGAATCACGGGGAGGGCGATATGGGATCGACTCAGAGAATAGAGCAGAACAAGGGGAATTTCGATCACGCGGGCGGTGACGCCAGCGAAAATATGAATAACGGGGCAGTGCATGGACAAATGACGGATGGGAAGATACCGTATCAAAGGATATATTACAGCCAGCCGGATATTCACGAGTCGAGAACAATCGGGGGTGTGAGATATTTGGCCAGGAAACAGGATTACATGCCCAATCAGTAG